A section of the Virgibacillus sp. NKC19-3 genome encodes:
- a CDS encoding FIMAH domain-containing protein, producing MKVLVEDFEEAGEFTSDNAAHSLNMHLTAVERFENQEAAEKVINHMNSFKLLLDQQKDNELISENAYETLQSASDILIDQWE from the coding sequence ATAAAAGTACTTGTGGAAGATTTTGAGGAAGCGGGAGAATTTACAAGTGATAATGCTGCACATTCTTTAAATATGCATTTAACGGCAGTGGAACGCTTTGAAAATCAGGAAGCCGCAGAAAAAGTCATTAATCACATGAATAGTTTTAAACTATTGCTTGATCAACAGAAAGATAATGAACTCATTTCGGAAAATGCGTATGAAACACTTCAATCGGCCTCAGATATTCTGATTGACCAATGGGAATAA
- a CDS encoding glycoside hydrolase family 3 protein, producing the protein MKIISLRKMFLLFLVFVLLLPLYGYDGLDKQDDIDEIEAKMEQMTLEEKVGQLFVVHAYGKTATDPDYEDTNLENDRGGKNFKEIIEKYHIGGVIYFNWSDNIGMPLDAPQVNALSNELQEIAMDQPNSIPLFVSTDQEGGIVQRVTEPGTVFPGNMAIGATRSEGYARDSAAILGNELSSLGINMNFAPSVDVNMNPENPVIGVRSFGEDPDLVSDLGVAQVMGYKDENVMSSVKHFPGHGDTDVDSHYGLPIIDHDLETLHEVDLKPFKEAIDAGVESIMTGHIVVPALDDSELPATLSKPIITDLLREELGYEGLIITDSLGMSGANVVEPERVSAEAFKAGVDILLNPPDVETAYNGVLEAVENGEISEARLDESVYRILQAKMENGLFDDPYTDSDRVENIGAPEHINTAEEIANKSITLVKNENDLLPLHTTDNVLVTGPSEAKADLLASSLSEKGIEASSFETGTNPTDEEIAEAVDMAEEADAVVVTSYIANTNQAQQQLISQLEDIDKPIIVTALHNPYDIIAFPEVDAYAGAYGYQDVSALALSNVLTGEVNPTGELPVTIPDMYEYGHGLSYTEEPLSASTMKSLVEQLEADGEFANSEAAQSLNMHLTAVSHYEQTGATEKVVKHMEGFQLLLDQQKLDEQITDKAFNHLQLRTNRLMEQNADH; encoded by the coding sequence TTGAAAATAATAAGCTTGAGGAAAATGTTTCTCTTATTTTTGGTGTTTGTTTTATTACTGCCTCTCTATGGCTATGACGGCTTAGATAAGCAGGATGATATAGACGAGATTGAAGCTAAAATGGAACAAATGACTTTAGAGGAAAAAGTCGGTCAGCTGTTTGTTGTTCACGCATACGGTAAGACAGCGACAGACCCGGATTATGAAGATACGAATTTAGAAAATGATCGTGGAGGAAAAAACTTTAAAGAGATTATTGAAAAATATCATATTGGCGGGGTAATCTATTTTAATTGGTCCGATAATATTGGCATGCCACTTGACGCACCGCAAGTTAATGCATTATCGAACGAATTGCAGGAAATAGCGATGGACCAACCGAATTCGATACCTCTCTTTGTATCGACTGACCAAGAAGGTGGGATTGTTCAGAGAGTGACAGAGCCCGGGACTGTTTTCCCCGGTAATATGGCCATTGGAGCAACTAGATCTGAAGGTTACGCCAGGGATTCAGCAGCAATTCTAGGTAACGAACTAAGCAGCTTGGGAATTAATATGAATTTTGCCCCTTCCGTTGATGTTAACATGAATCCGGAAAATCCTGTTATCGGTGTTCGCTCATTTGGTGAAGACCCCGATCTCGTTTCGGACTTAGGTGTCGCTCAAGTTATGGGATATAAGGATGAAAATGTCATGTCTTCTGTGAAACATTTTCCAGGCCACGGTGATACGGATGTAGATTCCCATTACGGCCTGCCGATTATTGATCATGACCTTGAGACACTGCATGAAGTAGACTTAAAACCCTTTAAGGAAGCTATAGATGCGGGGGTTGAATCGATTATGACCGGACATATTGTGGTTCCTGCTCTTGATGATTCAGAGCTGCCTGCGACTTTATCAAAACCGATAATTACCGATTTATTACGAGAAGAGTTGGGTTATGAAGGGCTTATTATTACGGATAGTCTTGGAATGTCAGGAGCGAATGTCGTTGAACCAGAACGTGTTTCAGCTGAGGCTTTCAAGGCAGGGGTTGATATTCTTTTAAACCCGCCAGATGTAGAAACGGCGTACAATGGCGTGTTAGAAGCTGTTGAGAATGGAGAAATCAGTGAGGCAAGATTAGATGAGTCTGTTTACCGGATTTTACAAGCAAAAATGGAAAATGGTTTGTTCGACGATCCTTATACAGATTCAGACCGTGTTGAAAACATTGGTGCTCCGGAACACATAAATACTGCTGAGGAAATCGCAAACAAGAGTATTACCCTTGTTAAAAATGAAAACGATTTACTTCCACTGCATACGACCGATAATGTTCTTGTCACTGGGCCTTCAGAAGCGAAAGCCGATTTACTCGCTAGTTCCTTAAGCGAAAAAGGAATCGAAGCAAGTAGTTTTGAAACAGGTACGAATCCAACAGATGAAGAAATAGCTGAGGCAGTGGATATGGCTGAAGAAGCTGATGCCGTTGTTGTTACGTCCTATATAGCTAATACCAATCAAGCACAGCAACAATTGATCAGTCAACTAGAGGATATAGATAAACCGATTATCGTAACAGCGCTTCATAATCCATACGATATCATAGCGTTTCCTGAAGTAGATGCTTATGCGGGGGCATACGGTTATCAGGATGTGTCTGCATTAGCATTATCAAACGTATTAACTGGTGAAGTCAATCCAACCGGAGAGCTTCCAGTTACTATTCCGGACATGTATGAATATGGACATGGATTAAGTTATACAGAGGAGCCACTTAGCGCGAGTACGATGAAATCACTTGTTGAACAATTGGAAGCGGATGGGGAATTCGCAAATAGCGAAGCTGCTCAGTCTTTGAATATGCATTTGACTGCCGTAAGTCATTACGAACAAACGGGAGCTACGGAAAAAGTTGTCAAACATATGGAAGGGTTTCAACTATTACTTGATCAACAGAAACTAGATGAGCAAATCACGGATAAGGCTTTTAACCATCTGCAGCTGAGGACAAATAGGTTGATGGAACAAAACGCAGATCATTAA
- a CDS encoding MurR/RpiR family transcriptional regulator, with translation MSPTKGGLVILKEMINSLAPSEKKIATYILNNPEESILLTALSLGEKSQTSSAAVIRLCKSLGFNGFQELKIRVAGDLRGETVETFRDIESNEDYTNIIDKVTSNTIQTLKETVDIMNEKNLEQAVTALTNAKSIIFIGFGASYIAARDAEQKFMRINKHVFSFSDVHMAATSIANKGPDDVVVGISFSGNTQEAVKLLQLAKHKNATTISITKYGNSQVNQISDIPLYTSAAREATFRSGATSSRIAQLHVIDILFMCLASIEYDETIKYLDETREAIAFLQDK, from the coding sequence ATGTCTCCTACAAAAGGCGGGCTTGTTATTCTGAAAGAAATGATCAATAGTCTAGCCCCTTCTGAAAAGAAGATAGCTACCTATATTTTGAATAATCCTGAGGAATCCATTTTATTAACGGCATTAAGTCTAGGGGAAAAGAGTCAAACAAGCAGTGCAGCTGTCATTCGTTTGTGTAAATCGCTAGGCTTCAATGGTTTTCAGGAATTGAAAATACGCGTTGCTGGTGATCTCCGGGGTGAAACGGTTGAAACGTTCCGTGATATTGAATCGAATGAAGATTATACCAATATTATCGACAAGGTTACATCAAATACGATTCAAACATTGAAAGAAACCGTAGATATTATGAATGAAAAAAATCTGGAACAAGCAGTTACTGCTTTAACAAATGCAAAATCAATTATATTTATTGGATTTGGGGCATCTTATATTGCTGCCAGGGACGCAGAGCAGAAGTTTATGCGGATCAATAAACATGTATTTTCATTTTCGGATGTGCATATGGCTGCAACCTCTATCGCAAATAAGGGACCTGATGATGTTGTAGTTGGGATTTCCTTTTCAGGTAATACACAGGAGGCGGTAAAACTATTACAGCTTGCCAAGCATAAAAACGCTACAACCATCAGTATTACGAAATATGGGAATTCTCAAGTCAACCAGATTTCGGATATCCCGTTGTATACTTCTGCAGCTAGAGAAGCAACCTTTAGAAGTGGGGCAACATCTTCACGGATTGCACAGCTACATGTCATTGATATCTTATTCATGTGTCTAGCATCCATAGAGTATGACGAAACGATTAAGTATTTGGATGAAACGAGGGAGGCTATTGCTTTTTTGCAGGATAAATGA
- a CDS encoding N-acetylglucosamine kinase — protein MNYVMGIDGGGTKTKAVIADMNGKVVAQDTGGPTNPNVVSQKDLKDTFETLLHSFRQQEGFRCRDISSIFAGISGAGNTKNKKTVQALIESLVPDNVSVQIEPDAINALYSGTYGSPGMVHIAGTGSITYGMNSNLKHDRVGGWGYLFGDEGSGYDIGRKGIMAALQSVDGRASETMLLPMIYAHFNVINAQDLIREIYASPTPKSKISPVAEIVFQAYKDDDPIAEEIIAAAVKETTLSIKTLYEKCFQVEESVEVVLCGGIFQEKEILPRLIQEDLRVHPAIHVVLPEMPPVGGSIIGAYLMQGIAVNEAAIHTICKTINRKK, from the coding sequence ATGAACTATGTAATGGGAATTGACGGTGGTGGAACAAAAACAAAAGCTGTTATTGCAGATATGAATGGGAAAGTAGTAGCTCAGGATACAGGTGGGCCAACCAATCCAAATGTTGTTTCCCAAAAAGACCTTAAAGACACATTTGAAACGTTACTTCATTCCTTCAGACAGCAAGAAGGATTTCGATGTCGTGATATTTCATCCATATTTGCCGGGATATCTGGTGCAGGTAACACGAAAAATAAAAAAACGGTACAAGCGTTAATCGAGTCCTTGGTACCGGATAACGTATCCGTTCAGATTGAGCCAGATGCCATTAATGCGCTATATTCCGGAACATATGGATCACCGGGAATGGTGCATATTGCGGGTACGGGATCCATTACATATGGAATGAATAGCAATTTGAAGCATGACCGGGTTGGAGGTTGGGGTTATTTATTTGGTGATGAAGGCAGTGGATATGACATAGGAAGAAAAGGGATCATGGCAGCGTTACAATCTGTTGATGGGCGCGCTTCTGAGACAATGCTCCTTCCAATGATATATGCTCACTTTAACGTTATTAATGCGCAAGACTTGATTCGGGAAATTTACGCATCACCTACCCCGAAAAGTAAAATTTCACCAGTTGCTGAAATTGTCTTTCAGGCCTACAAAGATGATGATCCCATAGCTGAAGAAATCATAGCTGCGGCCGTAAAAGAAACAACACTAAGTATAAAGACACTATATGAGAAGTGTTTTCAAGTGGAAGAAAGTGTAGAAGTTGTTCTATGTGGTGGTATTTTTCAGGAAAAAGAAATCCTGCCCCGATTAATTCAAGAAGACTTGCGCGTGCATCCTGCAATACATGTGGTGTTACCAGAGATGCCTCCGGTTGGTGGATCAATCATAGGAGCCTATTTAATGCAGGGCATCGCTGTAAATGAAGCAGCAATTCATACGATTTGTAAAACAATAAACAGGAAGAAGTGA
- a CDS encoding indolepyruvate ferredoxin oxidoreductase subunit alpha has protein sequence MAFVILDPCGPEKSAECVSVCPVDCIEEGEDQFYIDPDVCIDCAACKAVCPVDAIEEEYDLTPDQEVFLEKAEEFFANR, from the coding sequence ATGGCTTTTGTAATTTTAGATCCATGTGGACCGGAGAAGTCTGCTGAATGTGTCAGTGTGTGTCCGGTTGACTGTATCGAAGAAGGCGAGGATCAGTTTTACATAGATCCTGATGTTTGCATTGATTGTGCGGCATGTAAGGCGGTATGCCCGGTTGATGCGATTGAGGAAGAATACGATTTAACACCTGATCAGGAAGTTTTCCTAGAAAAGGCCGAAGAATTTTTCGCAAATAGATAG
- a CDS encoding CHY zinc finger protein, whose protein sequence is MEMNRKWVKGAVDRETRCRHYHQANDRIAIKFYCCQDYFSCYQCHREYGCGTIQVWPRECFDQKAILCGACGSDLTINEYLASDNSCPSCQASFNPGCAMHYHLYFQKR, encoded by the coding sequence ATGGAGATGAATAGGAAATGGGTAAAAGGTGCAGTTGATAGGGAAACACGCTGTAGGCACTATCATCAGGCCAATGATCGGATCGCAATTAAGTTTTATTGTTGCCAGGACTATTTCTCATGCTATCAATGTCATAGGGAATATGGCTGTGGAACCATTCAAGTTTGGCCACGAGAGTGTTTTGATCAGAAAGCTATTTTATGCGGAGCATGCGGATCAGATTTAACGATCAATGAATATTTAGCGAGTGATAATAGTTGTCCTTCCTGTCAAGCTTCATTTAATCCCGGTTGTGCTATGCACTATCATTTATATTTTCAAAAAAGGTGA
- a CDS encoding metal ABC transporter solute-binding protein, Zn/Mn family: protein MKKVLISLIISGMAVFLLIACGEEDASDNQGDSSGDDEKLQVVGDFSILSDIVKQVGGDQVDVYNIIPAGEEPHEWDPSPDDTKNTADADAFFYFGWNLEGIEGEQENWVYKLLNAADKDQDDDNVFALSDGLEQKELGGLQENEGTVNPHAFISPKAGIEMAENARDAFVEMDPDNQDVYEENTNDYLEELEDIDQQYEEKIGDIPEEDRIIVTSERAFQYVAEDYGLEEGFIWEIDGNDEGTPDQVKAAIEFVNENEPKALFDEYNGDKRPMETVSNETGVPVAGTLYSGDLGTAETYVDYLKHNLQTILNGIAQDPEED from the coding sequence ATGAAAAAAGTACTAATTTCACTTATCATTAGTGGTATGGCAGTTTTTTTACTAATAGCTTGTGGGGAGGAAGATGCTAGTGATAATCAAGGTGATTCCTCCGGAGATGATGAGAAACTTCAGGTAGTTGGTGACTTCAGCATCTTATCGGATATTGTTAAACAAGTAGGTGGAGATCAGGTAGACGTTTATAACATTATACCAGCCGGCGAGGAGCCTCATGAGTGGGATCCTTCCCCGGATGACACGAAAAATACAGCAGATGCGGATGCTTTCTTTTACTTTGGATGGAACTTGGAAGGTATTGAAGGTGAGCAAGAAAACTGGGTTTATAAGCTGCTGAATGCGGCAGACAAAGATCAAGATGATGACAACGTTTTTGCACTATCGGATGGATTGGAACAGAAAGAACTTGGAGGCTTGCAAGAAAATGAAGGGACAGTCAATCCCCATGCTTTTATTAGCCCGAAAGCGGGTATAGAGATGGCAGAAAATGCTCGCGATGCTTTTGTCGAAATGGATCCGGACAATCAGGATGTTTATGAAGAAAACACGAACGATTACTTGGAGGAATTAGAAGATATTGACCAGCAATATGAAGAAAAAATCGGCGACATTCCGGAAGAAGATCGTATCATTGTCACAAGCGAAAGAGCTTTTCAATATGTAGCTGAAGACTACGGGTTGGAAGAAGGATTTATATGGGAAATTGACGGCAACGACGAAGGAACACCGGATCAAGTTAAAGCGGCTATCGAATTTGTGAATGAAAATGAACCGAAAGCGCTGTTTGACGAATACAATGGTGATAAGCGACCAATGGAGACTGTATCAAATGAAACCGGGGTCCCTGTTGCCGGTACGTTGTACTCTGGTGATTTGGGTACAGCTGAAACCTATGTTGATTATCTGAAGCACAATCTGCAAACGATTCTGAACGGAATCGCTCAAGATCCTGAAGAAGACTAG
- a CDS encoding metal ABC transporter permease, whose amino-acid sequence MEFISDIMQYGFMQKALFTSVMVGIICGIVGCFIVLRGLALMGDAISHAVLPGVAVSFMLDINFFYGSVAAGILAALGIGYVNQNSRIKSDSSIGIVFTAFLALGVLLIRHAQSGVSLDSILFGSLTAVQTSDMWLTLIVGAIVLLVVILFYKELLVSTFDPIMAAAYGLPTRLIHYVLMILLTLVTVASMQTVGVILVVAMLVTPASTAYLLTNRMWVMLVLSSLFGVLASLVGLYFSFAHDLESGAVIVITSFIMFALVFFFSPKQGLLWRMIRSKRKQIAINR is encoded by the coding sequence ATGGAATTTATATCGGATATTATGCAGTATGGTTTTATGCAAAAAGCATTATTCACATCGGTCATGGTTGGCATCATATGTGGTATAGTTGGTTGTTTTATTGTTCTGCGAGGGTTAGCACTAATGGGTGATGCGATTTCCCATGCGGTGCTTCCGGGAGTTGCTGTATCTTTTATGCTTGATATTAATTTCTTTTACGGCTCGGTGGCTGCTGGTATTTTAGCTGCTCTGGGCATCGGTTATGTCAATCAAAACAGCCGTATCAAGAGTGATTCATCGATTGGGATTGTTTTTACGGCCTTTTTGGCTTTAGGGGTCCTTTTGATTCGGCACGCCCAAAGTGGTGTTAGTCTGGATAGTATTTTATTCGGCAGTTTGACAGCTGTTCAGACCTCGGATATGTGGTTGACGTTGATTGTCGGTGCAATTGTGTTGCTAGTTGTCATTCTTTTTTATAAGGAATTGCTAGTGTCTACATTTGATCCGATTATGGCGGCCGCTTATGGCTTGCCAACGCGCTTGATTCATTATGTGCTGATGATTCTTTTAACATTGGTAACTGTCGCATCGATGCAGACTGTCGGTGTTATTCTGGTTGTGGCGATGCTGGTAACGCCTGCATCCACGGCCTATCTGTTAACCAATCGAATGTGGGTTATGCTTGTCTTATCTTCGTTATTTGGGGTGCTTGCCTCACTTGTTGGGTTGTACTTCAGCTTTGCACATGACCTGGAATCTGGTGCGGTGATTGTGATTACATCATTTATTATGTTTGCCCTCGTTTTTTTCTTTTCACCCAAGCAAGGATTACTATGGCGTATGATCAGATCAAAACGGAAGCAAATAGCTATAAATAGATAA
- a CDS encoding metal ABC transporter ATP-binding protein, translating to MGNTEAALSVQHLTVSYGDHTALNNINFHIQQGRLTGVIGPNGAGKSTLMKAALGLISKDSGSVEIYGKPANHMRKKVAYVPQRNNIDWDFPINVLDTVLLGTYPKLGVFHRPKKADRKRASESLEQVGLGDYKKRQIGELSGGQQQRVFLARALAQEAQLFFLDEPFVGIDASSEETIIRVLKELRDNGNTVIVIHHDLSKAEDYFDDLVLINVELIESGPTKTVLNPETITKAYQTQFPFLQTMGADR from the coding sequence ATGGGTAATACGGAAGCGGCATTATCAGTTCAACATTTAACGGTTTCTTATGGGGATCACACCGCACTTAACAACATCAACTTTCACATTCAGCAAGGAAGGTTGACTGGTGTGATTGGTCCGAATGGCGCAGGTAAATCTACGTTAATGAAAGCAGCGCTTGGTCTAATATCAAAAGATAGCGGGAGCGTAGAAATTTATGGCAAGCCCGCCAATCACATGCGTAAAAAGGTCGCATATGTACCGCAGCGTAATAATATCGATTGGGATTTCCCAATTAACGTACTGGATACTGTGTTACTGGGAACTTATCCAAAGCTTGGGGTTTTTCACCGTCCCAAAAAAGCGGATCGAAAAAGGGCATCTGAGAGTTTGGAGCAAGTTGGACTTGGTGACTATAAAAAGCGTCAAATCGGGGAATTATCAGGCGGACAACAACAGCGTGTCTTTCTGGCACGTGCTTTAGCCCAAGAGGCTCAGTTGTTTTTCCTTGATGAACCTTTTGTGGGAATTGATGCTTCCAGTGAGGAGACGATTATTCGTGTTCTCAAGGAATTACGTGATAATGGAAACACAGTCATTGTTATCCATCATGACCTTTCAAAGGCGGAGGACTACTTTGATGATCTGGTATTGATTAATGTGGAACTAATTGAATCTGGACCGACAAAAACGGTTCTAAATCCAGAGACGATTACAAAGGCTTATCAAACGCAGTTTCCATTTTTACAAACGATGGGAGCTGATCGTTAA
- a CDS encoding DUF2188 domain-containing protein produces MKKYSVTPNADVSGWFIKLEDVAAEEEYFSKDDAIQAAEKMAQENSPSKLEILDKYHTVIEEKTY; encoded by the coding sequence TTGAAAAAATATAGTGTAACACCAAATGCGGATGTGTCTGGGTGGTTTATAAAATTGGAGGATGTTGCAGCAGAAGAAGAATATTTCTCCAAGGATGATGCCATCCAAGCTGCTGAAAAAATGGCACAGGAAAATAGTCCAAGTAAACTGGAAATATTGGACAAGTATCATACTGTTATCGAAGAAAAAACGTATTAA
- a CDS encoding DNA topoisomerase III translates to MSKTVVLAEKPSVGRDIARVLKCNQKGNGYMEGTNYIVTWALGHLVTLADPEVYDEKYKTWKLDDLPMLPDPLNLVVIKKTSKQFNAVKAQLNRKDVGEVVIATDAGREGELVARWILEKARNHKPVKRLWISSVTDKAIRDGFKQLKPGKKYEDLYASAVARSEADWYVGLNATRALTTKFNAQLSTGRVQTPTLAMIAKREKEIKEFKPQQFYGIQAKTDQGFTFTWQDGKKNSRLFSKERAECLLGQLKNKHAEVVDVQKSFKKKHAPQLYDLTELQRDANRIFGYSGKQTLSLMQKLYEQHKVLTYPRTDSRVISTDVVPTLKDRVKACGVDQYAKTSGKIMKKDLKLPKSVVDDTKVSDHHAIIPTEQHVILSKLNDQERKIYDLVVKRFLAVLSDPYEYEQTQITAQIEKEHFVAKGKTVKKQGWKEIYNNRDEDEDGEEDQALPTVKKGDTFSHLRMTITSGETKPPERFTEGALLQAMENPVRYMSSDEKHLAGTINKTGGLGTVATRADIIEKLFNGMYMEMKGKHIFLTSKGRQLLHLVPEDLRSPALTAEWEDKLSSIAEGKLDKNRFISEMKTYARDVVQEIKNSDENFKHDNMTGTKCPDCGKLMLEINNKKGRMLVCQDRSCGYKKNIAKQTNARCPNCHKRMELRGEGQGQMFMCKCGHREKLSTFEARKQQEKKHKVSKKDVNKYLNNQDDGFKNNAMAEQLAKLKNK, encoded by the coding sequence ATGAGTAAAACAGTCGTATTAGCAGAAAAGCCTTCTGTTGGCCGTGATATTGCCCGCGTTTTAAAATGCAATCAAAAAGGCAATGGTTATATGGAAGGGACAAACTATATTGTGACATGGGCGCTCGGACATTTAGTTACATTAGCTGATCCTGAAGTCTATGATGAAAAATATAAAACATGGAAATTGGATGACTTGCCGATGTTACCGGATCCGTTGAATCTGGTTGTTATAAAGAAAACCAGCAAACAGTTTAATGCTGTAAAAGCACAGCTTAATCGTAAGGATGTGGGCGAAGTTGTGATTGCAACAGATGCCGGGCGTGAAGGGGAGCTGGTTGCGCGTTGGATTTTAGAAAAGGCTCGCAATCATAAACCAGTGAAGCGTTTATGGATTTCATCCGTTACCGATAAAGCGATCCGTGATGGATTTAAGCAGCTAAAGCCAGGTAAAAAATATGAAGATTTATATGCTTCTGCAGTTGCTCGCTCCGAAGCGGATTGGTATGTTGGTTTGAACGCAACCCGTGCATTGACAACGAAATTTAACGCACAGCTATCAACAGGGAGAGTGCAAACACCAACACTTGCCATGATTGCTAAGCGGGAAAAGGAAATTAAGGAGTTTAAACCACAACAATTTTATGGAATCCAAGCGAAGACGGATCAAGGGTTTACGTTTACTTGGCAAGACGGAAAAAAGAATAGCCGTCTATTTTCCAAGGAGAGGGCAGAGTGTCTTCTGGGACAACTGAAGAATAAGCATGCGGAAGTTGTTGATGTGCAAAAATCCTTTAAGAAGAAACATGCCCCGCAACTCTATGATTTGACAGAACTACAGCGGGATGCAAACCGAATTTTCGGTTATTCAGGAAAGCAAACCTTATCTCTTATGCAAAAATTATATGAACAGCATAAGGTGCTAACCTATCCACGAACGGATTCACGGGTGATTTCTACAGATGTGGTACCGACATTGAAGGATCGTGTGAAAGCATGTGGAGTGGATCAATACGCAAAGACATCAGGGAAAATAATGAAAAAGGATCTCAAGTTGCCAAAATCCGTGGTAGATGATACGAAAGTTTCTGATCACCATGCGATTATCCCCACAGAGCAGCATGTTATTTTAAGTAAATTGAATGATCAAGAAAGAAAAATATATGACCTTGTTGTGAAGCGTTTCCTGGCTGTATTGTCTGATCCATATGAATATGAACAGACCCAAATTACAGCCCAAATAGAAAAGGAACACTTTGTTGCGAAAGGAAAAACCGTTAAAAAGCAAGGATGGAAAGAAATCTACAATAATCGCGATGAAGATGAGGATGGGGAGGAAGATCAGGCTCTGCCAACTGTCAAGAAAGGCGACACATTTTCTCATTTACGCATGACTATAACGAGTGGGGAAACAAAACCACCGGAGCGTTTTACAGAAGGGGCATTACTTCAAGCAATGGAAAATCCCGTACGCTATATGAGCTCGGATGAAAAGCATCTGGCCGGTACTATCAATAAAACCGGCGGGCTTGGAACCGTTGCAACGCGTGCTGATATTATTGAAAAACTGTTCAATGGGATGTACATGGAAATGAAGGGGAAGCATATTTTCCTAACATCCAAAGGTCGTCAATTGCTTCATCTTGTACCGGAAGACCTAAGATCCCCTGCATTAACAGCAGAATGGGAAGATAAGCTCAGCTCTATTGCAGAAGGAAAGCTAGATAAGAACCGTTTTATTTCCGAAATGAAGACCTATGCACGAGATGTTGTGCAGGAAATCAAAAATAGTGATGAGAACTTCAAGCATGATAACATGACTGGAACCAAATGTCCGGATTGTGGAAAGCTTATGCTGGAAATCAACAATAAAAAAGGGCGCATGCTTGTTTGCCAGGATCGCTCCTGTGGATACAAGAAAAATATTGCCAAACAAACGAATGCACGCTGTCCGAACTGTCATAAACGCATGGAATTACGTGGCGAAGGACAAGGGCAAATGTTCATGTGTAAATGTGGACATCGTGAGAAACTTTCTACCTTTGAGGCGCGCAAACAGCAAGAGAAAAAGCACAAAGTATCGAAAAAAGATGTCAATAAATATTTGAACAACCAGGATGATGGTTTTAAGAATAATGCAATGGCAGAACAGTTGGCAAAATTAAAAAATAAATAG
- the ytaF gene encoding sporulation membrane protein YtaF — MIFYMGLVFLVIAVSLDGFGVGVTYGMRKIRVPLLGLFIIMLCSGVIVLLAMTTGNILRSFISPGGAQVLGGAILILLGCFSLYNSIRPKQAESTTTSRLNIKKPNIFTTILKLPDQADLDQSGIISPNEALLLGVALALDAFGAGIGASMLGYSPILTAFLIALMSGLFVFFGIQTGMLLAKNKYMQRLTYVPPLLLIALGIFNIL; from the coding sequence ATGATTTTTTATATGGGATTAGTTTTCCTCGTTATTGCTGTTAGCCTGGATGGGTTCGGGGTAGGTGTCACATATGGCATGCGAAAAATTCGCGTACCGCTTCTTGGCTTATTTATTATAATGCTATGTTCCGGTGTCATCGTCCTATTAGCAATGACGACCGGAAATATACTTCGTTCGTTTATCTCGCCGGGGGGTGCACAAGTGCTTGGAGGCGCCATCTTAATATTGTTAGGATGCTTTTCTTTATATAATAGTATTCGTCCAAAACAAGCGGAATCGACCACAACATCACGCTTAAATATTAAAAAACCAAATATTTTTACGACTATTCTTAAGCTACCGGATCAAGCGGACCTTGATCAATCCGGTATAATTTCCCCAAATGAAGCACTCTTGCTTGGTGTTGCACTTGCACTGGATGCATTCGGAGCCGGAATTGGTGCATCAATGCTTGGTTATTCGCCAATTCTCACTGCTTTTCTTATTGCATTGATGAGCGGATTATTTGTTTTCTTTGGTATTCAAACAGGTATGCTTTTAGCTAAAAATAAATATATGCAGCGTCTGACCTATGTGCCGCCGCTCTTGCTAATCGCGCTTGGGATTTTTAATATTTTATAA